From the Corynebacterium zhongnanshanii genome, the window TAAAGACCTTCACCAGGTCGCCGGCGAGACGGTCTCCTTCGGGTCGTGCCACCAGGCGCGCGTCGCCGAGCACACCGACAGCGCAGCCACAGCGCTCCTCAACGCGGGCGCCAGCCTGGTGGGGGCAAGCAGCACCGCGGAGTTCGGGACGGTGGCGTATACGGAACCGGTGGGCGTCGATCAGCCGGTAAATCCCCTGAACACGGCGATGATGGTCGGCGGGTCCTCGGGCGGGGCGGCGACGGCGGTGGCGCGTGGCCTGGTGGATGTGGCGCACGCGACGGACGGCGGCGGGTCGATCCGCATCCCCGCGGCGTGTTGTGGCCTGGTGGGGTTGAAGCCGGCGCATGACCGCACGCATGCGCCGGGCGGGTTTACGCCTACGGCGCAGGGGTTGATCGCGAAGGATCTGGCGCACACGCGGCGCGCTTATGGGCTGGACGCCGGCGCGCTCACAACCCGGCGCGGCCTGCGGTTGGGGTACACGAACGCGCCGTTTCATAGTGCGAGTGCGGTGGATCCGGCGATTGCGGCGTCCACGGCGGCGGTGGCGAGCCTACTGGTCACGCACCCGGCGGTGGAGAGCTTGGCGCCGGCGCCGCGGCCGTATCCGCGGGCCACGTTTGAGCTGTTTAGCGAGTTTCTGGCTGCGCGCTGCGCGGACCTTCCGGGCACGCTCACGCCGTTGACCTCGTGGCTGCGGGACCGTGGGCGCGAGATCCCGGCGCACCGCAGGCAGCTGTTGGTGGAGCAGATCCTGGCGGTGGATCCGTCCTCCGGGCCGTGGCGCGATCTGGATGTTGTTATTAATCCGACGCTGGCCTGCGCTCCCCCAGCGCCGAACACCTTCAGCGCGCTGAGTCCGCGGCTGAACTTCCTGGCTCAGACGGCGTGGACCCCGTGGGGGACACTGTGGAATCTGACGGGCTGGGCCGCGGTGAGTGTGCCGCTGGTGGATCCTGCGGAGGTTCCTGGACGCTGGCCGATCTCGCTGATGGTGGGCGCTGTGGGTGATCGTGTGACCGACGCCGAGCTGCTGGATATCGCGGAGTTCGT encodes:
- a CDS encoding amidase family protein, coding for MSDFHRRLEEAMRRTGLSQAQLGVARVYSSPKRGDAAGGAGAPAERTAAGAADAPERTPEHAHAGTGDPRAAQLPLAGQEVLLKDLHQVAGETVSFGSCHQARVAEHTDSAATALLNAGASLVGASSTAEFGTVAYTEPVGVDQPVNPLNTAMMVGGSSGGAATAVARGLVDVAHATDGGGSIRIPAACCGLVGLKPAHDRTHAPGGFTPTAQGLIAKDLAHTRRAYGLDAGALTTRRGLRLGYTNAPFHSASAVDPAIAASTAAVASLLVTHPAVESLAPAPRPYPRATFELFSEFLAARCADLPGTLTPLTSWLRDRGREIPAHRRQLLVEQILAVDPSSGPWRDLDVVINPTLACAPPAPNTFSALSPRLNFLAQTAWTPWGTLWNLTGWAAVSVPLVDPAEVPGRWPISLMVGAVGDRVTDAELLDIAEFVQSVARQLPAEQLSLAEPGDVRALGFEPRPENRHEHE